The genomic region ACCAAAGTCTCGAAGTATTTACCGCCGTCACTGCTCACCTTCGAGTACACGCCTAAACCGGCCAGCCAGATCTTGCGGGAGTATTTTTCAACTTCCCCGATCCACGAGCTGCCTTCTTTATCAGTAGTCTTTTTACCAGCCATCCCGTTGTCTCCTTAGTGTTTACGCGCGACACGTTCGAGCAATGCCGTCAGCTCATCGAGCTTAGCAGAGAGTGTCTCCACGTCATGTTTAGACGGAATGCCGATCCGATTCAAGGCACTTCCAACACGACTATCAAAAGCACGTTCAACTTTATCCAGTTGCACTTCGACTCGACCTTTGACGCCGAAGACTTCGCTCTTGACTTGATCAATCTGACTGTTGGCAGCATCAAGTTGTTCAATCACAACTTTTTTGCCTTTACTTTCAACATGTTGACCAGTCTTAACGAGCTCTTTGAAGTACTCGGCGCCCTCGCTTCCAACCTTGGCATAAGCCCCCAAACCGGCCAACCAGATCTTGCGGGCATAGGATTTAACGTCAGTCAGGGCGTTAGTTCCGGTAGCAATTTTTTTCTTCAAAATAACTTTGGCCATGGTGCACCTCACGCATAAAGGGGGGAGGAACTGCCCACAGAAGTTGAGGGCTTGGGCACAAAGTAGGCAGAAAAATTAGAATCGGCACCCTAAGAAGGACAAAAATCAGGCCAGGGCTTTATCCAGCGCCTTCTCGATTTCGGACTTGATGGTGCCACTCATGGCGGACATCAACAGGCCCAGTTCGACTTCGATCCGCAGGGAATCTTCAGCCACTTTCACGGTGCCTTTAACGCCCGAACGTTTGAGGTTCAGTGTGTCGCCGGCCCACGAAGACTCCAGGCCATATTGATCCTTGAGTTTGCTCGCCAACTTGTCGGCTTTTTCTCGGGCAGCGTCTTTGCCCAGTGTGTGAGCACGTTCAACCTGTATACGGGCCATTTGAATGACTCCTCGTTATAGAGACTTGTCGACCCGCCATGCGGCAAAAGGTCTCGGTGACCACCTATCTTACCTTCAGCCTTGCCAAGACAAAGCATGCCTTGGGGATTAGAATGCCCCCATTCTCTTTTGGTGACAGCGATATGACTGATCAGCGCAAAGGCAGCGATGCCGAACCCACCACTCACTTCGGCTTCAAGAACGTCCCGGAAAGCCAGAAAGCGGAAAAAGTCGCCGAGGTGTTCCACTCGGTAGCCGCCAAGTACGACTTGATGAACGACGTACTGTCCGGCGGCATGCACCGCCTGTGGAAGCGCTTCACCATCGAGTTGTCGGGCGTACGCACCGGCAACCGCGTGCTGGATATCGCCGGTGGCACAGGCGACCTGGCGGCCAAGTTCTCCAAGCTGGTGGGCCCAACCGGCCAAGTGGTACTGGCCGACATCAACGGCTCGATGCTCAAGGTCGGCCGCGACCGCCTGTTGGATAAAGGCGTGGCGGGCAATATCGAATTCGTCCAGGCCGACGCTGAAAAGCTGCCATTCCCGGACAACCATTTCGACTGCGTCACCATCGCCTTCGGCCTGCGTAACGTGACCCACAAGGAAGACGCGCTGCGCTCCATGTTGCGCGTGCTCAAGCC from Pseudomonas yamanorum harbors:
- a CDS encoding phasin family protein — encoded protein: MAKVILKKKIATGTNALTDVKSYARKIWLAGLGAYAKVGSEGAEYFKELVKTGQHVESKGKKVVIEQLDAANSQIDQVKSEVFGVKGRVEVQLDKVERAFDSRVGSALNRIGIPSKHDVETLSAKLDELTALLERVARKH
- a CDS encoding polyhydroxyalkanoic acid system family protein, with protein sequence MARIQVERAHTLGKDAAREKADKLASKLKDQYGLESSWAGDTLNLKRSGVKGTVKVAEDSLRIEVELGLLMSAMSGTIKSEIEKALDKALA
- the ubiE gene encoding bifunctional demethylmenaquinone methyltransferase/2-methoxy-6-polyprenyl-1,4-benzoquinol methylase UbiE: MTDQRKGSDAEPTTHFGFKNVPESQKAEKVAEVFHSVAAKYDLMNDVLSGGMHRLWKRFTIELSGVRTGNRVLDIAGGTGDLAAKFSKLVGPTGQVVLADINGSMLKVGRDRLLDKGVAGNIEFVQADAEKLPFPDNHFDCVTIAFGLRNVTHKEDALRSMLRVLKPGGRLLVLEFSKPTNALMSKVYDTYSFAFMPLMGKLITNDAESYRYLAESIRMHPNQETLKSMMVEAGFDRVTYHNMTSGIVALHRGIKP